In one window of Henckelia pumila isolate YLH828 chromosome 1, ASM3356847v2, whole genome shotgun sequence DNA:
- the LOC140874087 gene encoding uncharacterized protein — translation MKKILFTICLAGALLGTVSCKKFLTEDSLTKLDESKVYSDVNLIETSLKGVYSNFKNFRTDEQGLITMMGTDETQQGAFQMKSDPQKGGLDRYDLNLNSLLPHLANQWNIRWPVVNESAKIINGLEKLNAKAGTREGNLLGEAYFVRGFVDFELAMYWGEIPIRDISRESTLGFKRQPLKDVWTFIVNDFTKASQLCPQTNTAGRATIGAAFAMLGKAYMSAPESTGLRNFDSARLAFEQMMGKYSLVAYKDLWDYTKSNTAESIFEFQFSPVYPNNNKLQFQIGSRAVQAAFGDGCYYSGYDKIVPTVHAYETVANGGIWEDGDLRKDESIRYDFTYYGTTPTLDPILWEDLGTNYDELKPHVKKYEDFRTDKHSDQKINNEWNSGKNIPVLRLGDIKLCYAECLNELGKTNDAVNVVNEVRTRAWGGTLPADKRWTALSQDAFRTAIMDERIRELFAENWRRIDLIRTGKFIEYVKTRNKWAKESGSLQAFQMLYPIPDVEMKLNDQITPEDQNPGYK, via the coding sequence ATGAAAAAGATATTATTTACCATATGCCTTGCAGGCGCGTTATTAGGTACTGTTTCCTGCAAAAAATTCCTGACCGAGGATAGCCTGACCAAACTGGATGAGTCGAAGGTTTATTCCGACGTCAATTTGATCGAAACCAGCCTGAAAGGGGTGTACTCTAACTTTAAGAACTTCCGTACCGATGAACAGGGCCTGATCACGATGATGGGTACCGACGAAACCCAGCAGGGCGCTTTTCAAATGAAAAGCGATCCGCAAAAGGGAGGCCTCGACAGGTATGACCTTAACCTGAATTCTTTATTACCTCATTTGGCCAACCAATGGAATATCCGCTGGCCCGTGGTTAATGAATCGGCCAAGATCATCAACGGTTTGGAGAAACTGAATGCAAAAGCCGGTACCCGCGAGGGCAACTTGTTGGGTGAAGCCTATTTTGTCCGCGGTTTTGTTGACTTTGAACTGGCGATGTACTGGGGTGAGATCCCGATCCGCGATATCAGCAGAGAATCTACATTGGGTTTTAAACGTCAGCCGCTTAAAGATGTGTGGACATTTATCGTCAATGACTTCACCAAAGCCTCTCAATTGTGCCCGCAAACCAACACGGCCGGAAGGGCTACTATTGGTGCTGCTTTTGCCATGCTTGGAAAGGCATATATGTCGGCCCCGGAAAGTACAGGTTTAAGGAATTTTGACAGCGCAAGGCTGGCCTTTGAGCAGATGATGGGCAAATATTCGCTGGTGGCTTACAAGGATTTGTGGGACTATACCAAAAGTAATACAGCTGAGTCGATATTCGAGTTTCAGTTTAGTCCGGTTTATCCTAACAACAATAAACTGCAGTTCCAGATTGGCTCACGTGCAGTACAGGCTGCCTTTGGCGATGGCTGTTACTATTCGGGCTATGATAAGATTGTGCCAACCGTTCATGCTTATGAAACTGTTGCCAACGGCGGTATTTGGGAAGATGGTGATTTGCGCAAGGACGAAAGCATCCGTTATGATTTCACTTATTATGGAACCACGCCTACTTTAGACCCAATCCTTTGGGAAGACCTCGGAACAAATTATGATGAGCTGAAACCTCACGTGAAAAAATATGAGGATTTCCGCACGGATAAACATTCTGACCAGAAGATCAACAATGAGTGGAACTCAGGAAAAAATATCCCTGTGCTGCGCCTCGGCGATATCAAACTTTGCTACGCGGAATGTTTGAACGAACTTGGAAAAACCAATGATGCCGTTAATGTGGTGAACGAAGTACGTACCCGCGCCTGGGGCGGAACCTTGCCTGCAGATAAACGGTGGACAGCCCTATCGCAGGATGCTTTCAGGACAGCGATCATGGATGAGCGCATTCGCGAGCTATTTGCAGAAAACTGGCGTCGTATAGATCTTATCCGCACAGGTAAGTTTATCGAATACGTAAAGACACGTAATAAGTGGGCAAAAGAATCCGGCTCATTACAAGCCTTTCAAATGCTTTACCCAATCCCTGACGTAGAGATGAAGCTCAACGATCAGATCACCCCGGAGGATCAGAATCCTGGTTATAAATAG
- the LOC140874086 gene encoding uncharacterized protein — protein sequence MGAIKDFTAAAKETDLWDLFRAGNRDAYTELVSRYAKALFNYGYRFNQDEAFIEDCIQDLFFDLWQGRERINATPAVKGYLFKAMRHRVFREQANWQRNQALDESYDFLVDFSIETRLIAEVDVTLLSTRVQQVLNELPPRHREVLYLRFFEELDFNEIEQIMGINRQSVHNLLQRAYKSFKANWAVFVFVLMLIKTSKLIH from the coding sequence ATGGGTGCAATAAAGGATTTCACGGCCGCCGCTAAAGAAACAGATCTTTGGGATCTTTTCAGAGCGGGTAACCGGGACGCTTATACCGAGCTGGTGAGCAGGTATGCCAAAGCCCTTTTTAACTATGGTTACCGTTTTAACCAGGATGAAGCTTTTATTGAAGATTGTATACAGGACCTGTTTTTTGATCTTTGGCAGGGGCGGGAGCGCATTAACGCCACGCCGGCGGTAAAAGGCTATCTTTTTAAAGCGATGCGCCATCGTGTTTTTCGCGAACAGGCAAATTGGCAACGAAACCAGGCGCTTGACGAATCCTATGATTTCCTGGTTGATTTCAGTATTGAAACCCGGCTGATTGCCGAGGTTGATGTCACATTACTTAGCACACGGGTACAACAGGTACTCAACGAGTTGCCGCCACGCCACAGGGAGGTACTTTATCTTCGCTTTTTTGAAGAACTGGATTTTAACGAGATCGAACAGATAATGGGTATTAACCGCCAATCGGTGCATAACCTGTTGCAACGCGCCTATAAAAGCTTCAAAGCCAACTGGGCGGTATTTGTTTTTGTATTGATGCTTATAAAAACATCTAAATTAATTCACTGA
- the LOC140874083 gene encoding monoogygenase CPUR_05431-like, whose amino-acid sequence MKAQDQSTYDVIISGAGPVGLFLACELALAKCSVLILEKAEAPNTPLKQLPFGIRGLSAPTIEALYRRGLLEQLEVHKRIKNPHLHAKEGAQRQVGHFAGIPFLEGNVDTSQWQCRLPGSPATSLISEMQELETVFARRAESLGVEIKRGLAITGFQQNADEVTVEAGHQSFKAKWLVGCDGSRSVVRKLAGFEFAGTEPEFTGYTTRIDMADPEKLKPGRNVTERGMYMQSQPGYVVIQDFDGGVFHGSDEPITLEHIQEVLRRVSGTNVTISALHTATTWTDHARQATTYRNGRVLLAGDAAHIHSPLGGQGLNLGLGDAMNLGWKLAGTTREEAPESLLDSYYSERYPIGAQVLDWSRAQVAIMKPDPGARALNAVIRDLINTRDGATYFAGRVWGIHTHYQLNGNHPLTGHSVPNFEFEDGSTIGGLMHNGKGILLDFDGNDSLKTFAAEYSNQISYVSGRAKNQLGLNALLIRPDGIIAWASGQASDLNRLHEAADRWFVINSKSI is encoded by the coding sequence atgaaagCACAAGATCAATCTACATATGATGTAATCATCTCCGGCGCAGGGCCTGTAGGCCTGTTCCTCGCCTGCGAACTCGCCCTGGCCAAATGCTCAGTCCTGATACTGGAAAAAGCCGAAGCCCCCAATACTCCTTTAAAGCAATTACCTTTCGGCATCCGTGGCCTCTCGGCACCTACCATTGAGGCGCTTTATCGCCGCGGCTTGCTTGAACAGCTTGAGGTGCATAAACgcattaaaaaccctcatttacATGCCAAAGAGGGAGCTCAACGCCAGGTAGGGCATTTTGCCGGCATCCCGTTTCTGGAAGGCAACGTTGACACTTCGCAATGGCAATGCCGCCTGCCAGGCTCTCCCGCAACAAGTTTAATTTCTGAAATGCAGGAACTTGAAACGGTATTTGCCCGCCGGGCAGAATCACTGGGTGTGGAGATCAAGCGCGGGCTCGCCATTACCGGCTTTCAGCAAAACGCCGATGAAGTTACTGTTGAGGCGGGCCATCAATCTTTTAAAGCCAAATGGCTTGTAGGCTGTGATGGCAGCCGGAGTGTTGTGCGCAAACTCGCCGGCTTTGAATTTGCCGGTACCGAGCCCGAATTTACCGGCTACACCACCCGGATTGATATGGCTGACCCGGAAAAACTCAAACCGGGACGGAACGTGACAGAAAGAGGCATGTACATGCAGTCGCAACCGGGTTACGTAGTGATCCAGGATTTTGATGGCGGTGTGTTTCATGGTTCAGATGAGCCAATTACGCTTGAACATATCCAGGAGGTTTTGCGCCGCGTATCAGGAACCAACGTTACCATCTCCGCCTTGCATACAGCTACCACCTGGACCGACCACGCGCGACAAGCCACAACTTACCGCAACGGCAGGGTGCTTTTAGCCGGCGATGCAGCGCACATCCACTCGCCGCTGGGTGGGCAGGGATTAAACCTTGGCCTGGGCGATGCCATGAACCTGGGCTGGAAACTCGCCGGAACTACCCGGGAGGAAGCCCCCGAAAGTTTGTTGGATAGTTATTATAGCGAGCGATACCCAATTGGTGCACAGGTTTTAGATTGGTCGCGTGCCCAGGTAGCTATTATGAAACCTGATCCGGGTGCCCGTGCGCTGAATGCCGTTATCCGAGATTTGATCAATACGCGAGACGGCGCTACCTATTTTGCAGGCCGCGTGTGGGGCATTCACACTCATTACCAACTTAACGGCAATCATCCGCTAACCGGTCACAGCGTTCCCAATTTTGAGTTTGAAGATGGTTCAACCATTGGCGGATTAATGCACAATGGCAAAGGCATCCTGCTTGATTTCGACGGCAATGATTCGCTTAAAACCTTTGCAGCTGAATACAGTAACCAGATCAGCTATGTTTCTGGCAGAGCGAAAAACCAATTGGGTTTAAACGCTCTGTTGATCCGCCCCGATGGGATCATCGCCTGGGCTTCCGGTCAAGCATCAGATTTGAATAGACTTCACGAAGCTGCCGACCGATGGTTTGTTATTAATTCAAAATCAATTTAA
- the LOC140874084 gene encoding uncharacterized protein: MNPNKALWEKGDFTQIAATMRESGEELVSKLGITKNLRVLDLGCGDGTTAIPEARLGADVSGVDIAANLVAAGNARAKAEGLTQCTFSEGDASDLNQLKDNSFDLVVSIFGAMFAPKPSDVAKEMVRVVRPGGKIVMGNWIPGDPTLVAQILKISSAYMPPPPEGFISPMLWGVEESVIERFVNAGIRKQNISFAKETFTFKAPYSPTKFVEAFKNYYGPTMNAFEAAEKNNKSAELQQELEALFNSQNKGDTATSTSINATYLKVTVIK, from the coding sequence aTGAACCCCAACAAAGCACTATGGGAAAAAGGCGACTTCACACAAATTGCAGCAACTATGCGCGAAAGTGGCGAAGAGCTGGTTAGTAAATTAGGAATTACCAAAAACCTTAGGGTACTTGACCTCGGGTGCGGTGATGGCACAACCGCCATTCCGGAGGCAAGGCTTGGCGCCGATGTTTCGGGCGTTGATATCGCTGCGAACCTTGTGGCAGCAGGAAACGCGCGCGCCAAGGCAGAAGGACTAACCCAATGTACATTCAGCGAAGGCGATGCCAGTGATCTGAACCAATTAAAAGATAATTCATTTGACCTTGTGGTTAGCATATTTGGCGCCATGTTCGCACCAAAACCTTCAGACGTTGCCAAAGAAATGGTCCGTGTTGTACGCCCCGGCGGTAAAATTGTTATGGGTAACTGGATTCCCGGAGACCCTACCCTGGTAGcccaaatactaaaaatcagtTCGGCTTATATGCCGCCGCCACCCGAGGGCTTTATCAGTCCGATGCTGTGGGGCGTTGAAGAAAGTGTGATAGAGCGCTTCGTTAACGCGGGCATCAGGAAACAAAATATTTCCTTTGCTAAAGAAACTTTTACTTTCAAGGCTCCTTATAGCCCGACAAAGTTTGTTGAGGCTTTCAAAAACTATTATGGCCCTACCATGAATGCATTTGAAGCCGccgaaaaaaataacaaaagcgCAGAACTGCAGCAGGAACTGGAAGCGCTATTCAACAGTCAAAACAAAGGCGATACCGCAACCAGTACGTCCATAAACGCCACATACTTAAAGGTTACGGTGATCAAGTAA
- the LOC140874082 gene encoding uncharacterized protein encodes MDFQQIRYFLALAKELHFWNTAGKMNITQSALSRQIQSLESELGVLLFERNKRNVKLTPAGKFLKDKWEVELNELEFIHQFARQIHLGERGTIRIAHPDSISASIIPDIMASISNAFPRLQIELVQVLYENQQEFLLNYKIDLIITRDMNSAPGIRSEKIYTDNLSIVVPENHPYRTIDDLSKETLRQQKFILPIKDEGSSYSDIIHQMFKALERLCGKALA; translated from the exons ATGGATTTTCAGCAGATCAGATATTTTTTAGCATTAGCAAAAGAGCTTCATTTTTGGAACACGGCCGGTAAAATGAATATTACCCAATCGGCGCTGAGCCGCCAGATCCAGTCGCTTGAAAGTGAGTTGGGGGTATTGCTATTTGAAAGAAACAAACGAAATGTTAAACTAACCCCGGCAGGTAAGTTTTTAAAGGATAAGTGGGAGGTGGAGCTGAACGAGCTGGAATTTATTCATCAATTTGCCCGTCAAATACATTTGGGCGAAAGGGGAACGATAAGGATCGCACATCCTGATTCTATATCCGCCTCAATTATTCCTGATATCATGGCGAGCATTTCTAACGCTTTTCCCAGGTTACAGATAGAACTGGTACAGGTACTCTATGAAAATCAGCAGGAATTTTTACTGAACTATAAAATTGATTTGATCATTACCCGGGATATGAATAGCGCTCCCGGTATCCGGTCGGAGAAAATTTACACCGATAACCTGTCAATCGTTGTTCCTGAAAACCACCCATATCGTACCATTGACGATCTTTCGAAAGAAACGCTTCGGCAGCAAAAATTCATATTGCCAATAAAAGATGAGGGCAGCAGCTACAGCGACATTATTCATCAAATGTTTAAGGCGCTGGag CGCTTGTGCGGAAAGGCCTTGGCGTAG
- the LOC140874085 gene encoding uncharacterized protein — translation MKNLYESVLQHPNYHRQSSCNDSLITIFSCPAEARLMKNKFSTLWTQFNYLFYVVEGKKIWHTSEGSYSIEAGNCVFVRKGAFVLEQFFDIGFCLVLFFIPDDFICQTLGKKFNPPVKQSSHRQVIRLNSSDTLAGFFHSMASYFSEAREPAHSLLELKFKELILTIADNPVNAELLSYFCTLVNEPGTAALERIMTDNFRYNLKIEEFAQLSNRSLSAFKRDFQAIFKTTPGKWLLEKRLFYAKSLLSINSKKAVSDVAFESGFETLAHFSRAFKQRFGVTPSSMAGIPAGAEVAPEE, via the coding sequence ATGAAAAATCTGTATGAAAGTGTGTTGCAGCATCCGAATTATCACCGGCAGTCTAGCTGTAATGATTCCCTGATCACCATATTTAGCTGCCCTGCAGAAGCGCGTTTGATGAAGAATAAATTCTCGACGCTTTGGACGCAATTCAACTATCTTTTTTATGTGGTAGAAGGTAAAAAGATCTGGCATACATCTGAAGGTTCTTACAGTATTGAGGCCGGCAATTGTGTTTTTGTGAGGAAGGGGGCATTTGTGCTGGAGCAGTTTTTTGATATAGGTTTTTGCCTGGTGCTATTTTTTATTCCTGATGATTTTATTTGTCAAACGCTCGGTAAAAAATTTAACCCGCCTGTTAAGCAATCCAGCCATCGGCAGGTGATCAGGTTAAACTCCTCCGATACACTGGCCGGGTTCTTTCATTCTATGGCTTCCTATTTCAGCGAAGCAAGGGAGCCTGCACATTCGTTActggaattaaaatttaaagaacTGATTTTAACCATAGCCGATAACCCTGTTAACGCCGAGTTGTTATCTTACTTCTGTACGCTGGTAAATGAACCGGGCACGGCGGCCCTGGAACGGATCATGACTGATAATTTTCGCTATAACCTGAAGATAGAAGAATTTGCCCAGTTGAGTAATCGCAGTCTTTCTGCTTTTAAAAGGGATTTTCAAGCGATATTCAAAACTACGCCAGGCAAATGGCTGCTGGAAAAGCGTTTGTTCTATGCCAAAAGCCTGTTAAGCATTAATAGTAAGAAAGCGGTAAGCGATGTAGCTTTTGAAAGCGGGTTTGAAACATTGGCCCATTTTAGCAGGGCATTTAAACAGCGCTTTGGCGTAACCCCGTCCTCGATGGCTGGTATACCGGCGGGAGCGGAAGTGGCCCCGGAAGAGTAA